The proteins below are encoded in one region of Phytoactinopolyspora mesophila:
- a CDS encoding Ig-like domain-containing protein gives MSARVIGQRLTFAALASSLVCIMAVGATAADALNDESSEGDQPVPDVVMREFEPRDFTAQAAELPSDLVEAIERDLDMSAERYLADAAAAKTADDVIASLGDVVKSAWLDGQRLHVSVGNRSEQAAVAATGAKVHVGDALFDAVRAARSQGRVAFADRQNDKVIPIEADFVGGPARSGDAPPEANSSTQTLSGGFGYVIEESDTYYRCTAAFSGTSSAGQPLSLTAGHCLVSDSEPLDGPINLLDLSLQDGTTDETGHETEGDTHADDGNGSLLDDLTNGLLGTEDPEDEENEPGELLVGGLTVGGGDSAALVEINGEARLRPEVAAGGGDPEQSAGLSIYDSMAPISGAPACKSGITSGWTCGNVVAAESTVKVGGDDVTGFMFDACTVSGDSGGAVVVGHYALGVSAGSTLTGTDCGDAGQSPQVAIGYRLSGGDTNVASLYGDDWNLSVHVGAPAVTAPVEGDVTGKKPTFRGNIDAAAGSTVVVTVGGHEPVEAVVRADGSWRVPIEDALPPGRHNYTVRAQHTPSPSTRETESETVEGTFEVAEVASLVVHTPAEGDTTNATEPRFFGTGDPGARITLEFDDSTTSAVVDDDGTWTVSPSGAERAGRFEATVTQETRSGEDEVVLENIGIVPGAPLVAAPEGGVEADYAIAGSALPDSTVAVRILREESADTIEDEPNVGEHVTVADGEGRWEVELNDLAPGQYSVNAVQAVDDLTSERSATVQLHVTSPPDGHARTGELDDDLAETGSRVFVPVMVGIVLLGLGTVGIVAFRLRGLRWR, from the coding sequence ATGAGTGCTCGAGTGATCGGGCAGCGTCTCACGTTCGCCGCACTCGCGTCGTCGCTCGTCTGCATCATGGCGGTAGGCGCCACGGCAGCGGACGCGTTGAACGACGAGTCATCGGAGGGCGATCAACCCGTCCCCGACGTCGTCATGCGCGAGTTCGAACCGCGTGACTTCACCGCTCAGGCGGCCGAGCTCCCGTCCGACCTGGTCGAGGCGATCGAACGTGACCTCGACATGTCGGCCGAGCGGTACCTGGCCGACGCTGCCGCCGCGAAGACCGCGGACGACGTCATCGCATCATTGGGAGACGTCGTGAAGTCGGCCTGGCTCGATGGGCAGAGGCTGCACGTCAGCGTGGGCAACCGCTCTGAACAGGCGGCTGTCGCCGCTACCGGCGCCAAGGTGCACGTGGGCGACGCGCTGTTCGATGCCGTCCGGGCTGCTCGATCCCAAGGCAGGGTCGCCTTCGCCGACCGCCAGAATGACAAGGTCATTCCGATCGAGGCCGACTTCGTGGGCGGACCGGCCCGATCCGGCGATGCGCCACCGGAAGCCAACTCCAGTACGCAGACCCTCAGCGGTGGCTTCGGATATGTCATCGAGGAGTCCGACACTTATTACCGCTGCACGGCGGCTTTCAGCGGCACGTCGTCTGCCGGGCAGCCCTTGTCGCTGACCGCGGGTCATTGCTTGGTGTCCGATTCGGAGCCGTTGGACGGACCGATCAATCTGCTGGATCTGTCGCTGCAAGACGGCACCACCGACGAGACCGGTCACGAGACCGAAGGCGATACCCATGCCGATGACGGCAATGGCTCGCTGCTCGATGATCTGACCAACGGTCTTCTTGGCACTGAAGACCCCGAGGACGAGGAGAACGAGCCGGGAGAACTGCTCGTGGGCGGTCTCACTGTCGGAGGCGGAGACTCCGCCGCGTTGGTGGAGATAAACGGTGAGGCTCGGCTGAGGCCCGAGGTCGCTGCTGGCGGCGGTGACCCGGAGCAGAGCGCGGGGCTGTCCATCTACGACTCGATGGCGCCGATCTCGGGGGCGCCTGCCTGCAAAAGCGGCATCACATCGGGATGGACGTGCGGCAATGTGGTCGCGGCTGAGAGCACTGTCAAGGTCGGCGGCGACGATGTCACCGGGTTCATGTTCGACGCCTGCACTGTCTCCGGTGACTCGGGAGGGGCCGTCGTCGTCGGCCATTACGCACTCGGTGTCAGCGCAGGTTCTACCCTGACCGGAACCGACTGCGGCGACGCCGGTCAAAGCCCCCAGGTGGCCATCGGCTATCGATTGTCCGGTGGTGATACGAACGTCGCGTCATTGTATGGCGATGACTGGAACCTCTCCGTCCACGTGGGTGCTCCAGCCGTGACCGCACCTGTCGAGGGCGACGTCACCGGAAAGAAGCCCACGTTCCGGGGCAACATCGACGCAGCAGCTGGGTCCACCGTCGTCGTTACCGTCGGCGGGCATGAACCCGTTGAGGCCGTGGTCAGAGCCGACGGCAGCTGGCGAGTGCCGATCGAGGACGCGCTGCCACCCGGCCGGCACAACTACACCGTGAGGGCCCAGCACACGCCCTCACCGTCCACTCGCGAGACGGAGTCCGAGACCGTCGAGGGCACCTTCGAGGTCGCGGAGGTCGCCTCCCTGGTGGTTCACACGCCGGCCGAGGGAGACACCACGAACGCGACCGAGCCCCGGTTCTTCGGCACGGGTGATCCGGGGGCTCGAATCACGCTTGAGTTCGACGATTCGACCACCTCGGCTGTCGTCGATGACGACGGCACATGGACGGTCTCGCCCAGCGGGGCCGAGCGGGCCGGGCGCTTTGAAGCCACGGTCACCCAGGAGACCCGTAGCGGCGAGGACGAGGTGGTGCTCGAGAACATCGGCATCGTGCCGGGAGCACCTCTGGTGGCCGCTCCTGAGGGCGGCGTGGAAGCCGATTACGCGATTGCCGGGTCGGCGTTGCCGGACAGCACCGTCGCGGTGCGGATTCTGCGCGAGGAGAGCGCCGACACGATAGAGGACGAGCCGAACGTCGGCGAGCACGTGACTGTGGCCGACGGCGAGGGCCGCTGGGAAGTCGAGCTGAATGACCTCGCTCCTGGTCAGTACTCGGTCAATGCGGTGCAAGCGGTCGACGACCTCACGTCGGAGCGCTCGGCCACAGTCCAGCTCCACGTCACCAGCCCGCCGGACGGTCATGCCCGCACCGGTGAGCTGGACGACGACCTGGCCGAGACCGGCAGCCGGGTCTTCGTGCCCGTCATGGTGGGAATCGTCCTTCTCGGACTCGGAACCGTGGGCATCGTCGCCTTCCGGCTCCGTGGGCTCAGGTGGCGCTGA